The sequence below is a genomic window from Cryobacterium arcticum.
ACGGTCTCGCCCCCAACGAGGAGGTCCTCGAGGCGAAGTCGACGTTCTCCTTCGGCGGGATCCGCAACGGCCTCTACCCCCTCCGCGGCGGCGTGACGCCGGAGCTCAAAGGCATCATCCAAACCCTCTTCAACACCTATCAGTCCGCCCGCACCGCACCCCGGTTCCCCTCCGCCGAGGAACAGGAACGCATCGAAGCCGGCGAACTCGTGCCCGGGGAGATCCTCGACGAACGCAGCGGCGGCGAGAAACGAGCCGACATCCTCCGCGGCATCCTCACCCAAGTCGCCCAAGACCCCCGCACCCCCACCCTGGGCGGGATGCCGCCAACGGTGATGGTGCACGTCAGCGCCGCTGACCTCCTCGCCGGCATCGGCGTCGGCTGGATCGACGGCGTCGACGCACCCCTGTCGATGAAAACGATCAACCAGATGGTCGACAACGGTGGGATCCGACCCGTGTTCTTCGGCGGCAACGGCGCCGTCCTCGCCCTGGGCAACAAAGCCCGCTGCTTCAGCCCCCTGCAACGCCGCGCCATCACCGCCAGAGACGGCGGCTGCATCACCCCCGGCTGCACCTGCCCACCCCAATGGACCGAAATCCACCACGTGATCCCCTGGGAACAAGGCGGCCGCACCGACATCGACAACGGAGTGCTGCTCTGCTGGTACCACCACCACACCATCAACACCTCCGGGTGGAAGATCCGTATGGTCAACGGGATGCCGCAGGTGAAAGCACCGCACTGGATCGACCCGACCGGAACATGGCGACGGCCCAACCAGCACCGCGCCCACGACCCGAACACCCACAAATCGGAAACGGGTCAGCCACCGAACACGGAATGACTCACCGGGTCTCGACAAGCTCGACCACCGGCGCCCGGGACACATGATCACCGGGTCTCGGCCTGCTTGATCAGCGGGGCTCAGGCTGCTCGACCCTCGGATGGCGACACGATGTGGTCGTGAGCGGCGATCGGTTTCTAGGCTGCGGGGGAGGCCGGGGCGCTGATCCGCAGCAGCACGCGGGTCTTCGCGCCGGACTTGCCGAGTCGTTCGATGAAGAGGAAGATCCGGTACTCGAGTCGGTACTTCGCGGCGAAGACGCCCGTCAACAGGGCCCGGCTCTGGTCGTCATCCTCGATGACGGCCAGTGCCTCCAGCGGCAGCGCGCCGGCCGCCACCGCTCCGGTGCGGGAGCAGGGGACCAGCTGTACTCGGGAGGTGTGGCGAAGCCGCTTCACCTTGCCGCTCTGCTTCGGGGTGGTCACGATCAGGTCGTCCCCATCCCTGGCGATCCAGACCGGGGTCGAGACCGGCTCCCCCGATCGGCGGAACGTGGTGAGGGACACGAAGCGTTCGTCGCCGAGGCCGGCCAGCGTGGTGGGAGAGGACATTTCCACACTGTATCTGCTCCACAATGGAACGGGCGGCAGACGTCGCCGACACGATGGAGGGTCCCTATGTCACAGGTGTCGAATGTCTGAGCCGGTCATCGCTGTGGTGGGTGCCGGAGCCGTGGGAGGGCTCATTGGCATCCTCCTGCACCGCAGCGGGACCGAGGTCGTCGCCGTCGCTCGTCCGGAGACGGCCCGGCAGATCAACTCCGACGGCCTCACCCTGCACAGCCCCCATTTCGGCG
It includes:
- a CDS encoding PPOX class F420-dependent oxidoreductase; its protein translation is MSSPTTLAGLGDERFVSLTTFRRSGEPVSTPVWIARDGDDLIVTTPKQSGKVKRLRHTSRVQLVPCSRTGAVAAGALPLEALAVIEDDDQSRALLTGVFAAKYRLEYRIFLFIERLGKSGAKTRVLLRISAPASPAA
- a CDS encoding HNH endonuclease signature motif containing protein, which gives rise to MTGPIAPLGDSDGFAYPADALRDMALQWQAALNPDGLAPNEEVLEAKSTFSFGGIRNGLYPLRGGVTPELKGIIQTLFNTYQSARTAPRFPSAEEQERIEAGELVPGEILDERSGGEKRADILRGILTQVAQDPRTPTLGGMPPTVMVHVSAADLLAGIGVGWIDGVDAPLSMKTINQMVDNGGIRPVFFGGNGAVLALGNKARCFSPLQRRAITARDGGCITPGCTCPPQWTEIHHVIPWEQGGRTDIDNGVLLCWYHHHTINTSGWKIRMVNGMPQVKAPHWIDPTGTWRRPNQHRAHDPNTHKSETGQPPNTE